From the genome of Gracilinanus agilis isolate LMUSP501 chromosome 2, AgileGrace, whole genome shotgun sequence, one region includes:
- the LOC123234151 gene encoding olfactory receptor 11G2-like, with product MKISYMEHSSNGTAGFILLGFPCSREVQTLLFIFFLIIYILTLIGNGSIICVVHGNKRLHTPMYILLANFSFLEIWYVTSTVPNMLANFLSKTKTISFSGCFLQFYFFFSLGGTECFFLAIMAFDRYLAICWPLRYPTIMTGRLCINLVITCWVSGFLWFLVPIILISQLSFCGSKVIDHFLCDPGPLLALTCTRAPLIEFACSIVNSLPLFIPFLFIMGTYAMVLKAVLRVPSAAGRRKAFSTCGSHLAVVSLFYGSVMVMYVKPTSGHEAGTQKIVTLFYSVVTPFLNPLIYSLRNKDMKDALKKILSF from the coding sequence ATGAAAATTTCTTACATGGAACACAGCTCTAATGGTACTGCTGGTTTTATCCTCCTTGGATTCCCCTGTAGCAGAGAGGTTCAGACCCtcctcttcatatttttcttgatcATCTATATCCTGACCCTCATAGGAAATGGTTCTATCATCTGTGTCGTGCATGGGAACAAGCGACTTCACACCCCCATGTATATCCTCTTGGCCAACTTCTCCTTTCTAGAGATCTGGTACGTCACCTCTACTGTACCCAATATGTTGGCCAACTTTCTTTCTAAGACCAAGACTATCTCCTTCTCTGGATGCTTTCTTcagttctatttcttcttctccttagGTGGTACAGAATGTTTTTTTCTGGCCATTATGGCATTTGATCGCTATTTGGCCATATGTTGGCCTTTGCGTTATCCCACCATCATGACAGGACGTCTCTGCATCAACCTGGTGATCACCTGCTGGGTGTCTGGATTTCTATGGTTCCTAGTCCCCATCATCCTCATCTCCCAGTTGTCCTTCTGTGGCTCCAAAGTTATAGACCACTTTCTCTGTGACCCAGGCCCATTGCTAGCACTCACTTGTACCAGGGCCCCTTTGATAGAATTTGCTTGTTCTATTGTGAATTCTTTGCCactgtttattcctttccttttcatcatgGGAACCTATGCTATGGTCCTGAAAGCTGTATTGAGAGTCCCTTCAGCAGCAGGGCGACGCAAAGCCTTCTCCACCTGCGGGTCCCATTTGGCTGTGGTGTCACTATTCTATGGCTCTGTGATGGTAATGTATGTGAAACCAACCTCAGGCCATGAAGCAGGAACACAGAAGATTGTGACCCTCTTTTATTCTGTTGTGACTCCATTCTTAAACCCTTTGATCTACAGTCTTAGGAACAAGGACATGAAGGATGCCCTGAAGAAAATACTGAGCTTCTGA